A DNA window from Camelina sativa cultivar DH55 chromosome 13, Cs, whole genome shotgun sequence contains the following coding sequences:
- the LOC104734175 gene encoding uncharacterized protein LOC104734175 has protein sequence MVEEQQTPVYVWGFGSHISESALFDFFDKERKTSLASVTPHRDAMNNSLRRATLIYNSKVEAEVVSVVRNLQALDVGKIHISLKSFPEEAIPARVVSNQMMTTTTPLTGTGLQAFVPLQSYPTYQLFPDQGPPMSQGPPLPTFPRRVWVENRREEIREGMERKSICYVSNFLYELEEAGLRDIFQHCGEVHFCKIRRDPTGRSRGDGFVEFVTPEGASEAIKLDGTFHHGRTIYVSYAKSKKVST, from the exons ATGGTGGAGGAACAACAGACTCCGGTCTATGTATGGGGCTTCGGTAGCCACATCTCGGAATCGGCCTTGTTCGACTTCTTTGATAAAGAGCGAAAGACATCTCTAGCGTCTGTAACGCCTCACCGAGATGCCATGAACAACTCGCTTCGACGAGCTACTTTGATTTACAACAGCAAAGTCGAAG CTGAAGTTGTAAGTGTGGTTCGGAATCTACAAGCCCTCGATGTTGGAAAAATACACATCTCTTTAAAGTCTTTTCCCGAGGAG GCAATCCCTGCGAGAGTGGTTAGTAATcagatgatgacgacgacgacgccATT AACTGGAACTGGATTACAAGCTTTTGTGCCCCTACAAAGCTACCCCACGTATCAATT GTTCCCAGATCAAGGACCCCCTATGTCACAAGGACCCCCTTTGCCAACATTTCCGAGAAGAGTCTGGGTAGAAAATAGACGGGAAGAAATAAGGGAAGGGATGGAGAGGAAATCCATCTGCTATGTTAGTAACTTTCTATATGAATTGGAAGAAGCTGGCTTAAGAGACATCTTCCAACATTGTGGGGAAGTTCATTTTTGCAAAATCAGGAGAGATCCAACGGGAAGGAGTAGAGGCGATGGTTTTGTTGAGTTTGTAACTCCTGAAGGAGCCTCTGAAGCAATCAAGTTGGATGGGACATTCCATCATGGCAGAACAATATATGTCAGCTATGCCAAATCAAAGAAG GTATCTACTTGA
- the LOC109128305 gene encoding F-box protein At1g30790-like, translating into MEEDERMWIHMDLVVEILSRMPVKSLMKFKCLSKEFSRIIHSRNFVDSCLSCSSSRSRLLFFFRCFKTNTLVFFSAPHRSTCAIAPTRHDMTFRGGVDVSFTSPPVRGLMLCAIGHNQLFICNPATRQTIGLPQNIMLVERDNLTELLVLGYDPIFDQFKVLCIWEYLNARPSTYLQFWVLTVGQDGNMWRKIQGMPPQLYPVTSAHTCGQGGICINGVLYFKAYSWTPSRHHPTITTHVVTFDLNTEVFSLVKTNDHLCWVSKLIDFQGKLAFISRVKMDCTVEFCILEDKEEWSSKVFHLPWTQSYSKDYMRTSHSVLGIHDGDIVFTPEGELGSTWHLSLEKRTVRKVVYEIPITKPYPLAFFFANHVDTTVSL; encoded by the coding sequence ATGGAAGAGGATGAAAGAATGTGGATCCATATGGATCTCGTGGTAGAGATACTCTCAAGGATGCCCGTGAAGAGCCTTATGAAGTTTAAGTGTTTATCGAAAGAGTTTTCAAGGATAATCCATAGTCGAAACTTTGTCGACTCATGCTTGTCTTGTTCCTCGAGTCGATCAcgtctcttgttttttttccgcTGCTTTAAAACTAACACGCTTGTTTTCTTCTCAGCGCCTCATCGATCGACTTGTGCTATAGCCCCAACCCGACATGATATGACATTCCGTGGAGGAGTTGATGTATCTTTCACGTCTCCTCCGGTCCGTGGTTTGATGTTGTGCGCAATTGGACATAATCAACTTTTTATATGTAACCCAGCCACGAGACAAACCATAGGCTTACCTCAAAACATAATGTTGGTGGAAAGAGACAACTTGACAGAGTTACTGGTTTTAGGATACGACCCAATATTTGATCAGTTCAAAGTATTGTGCATATGGGAATACCTAAATGCACGCCCAAGTACGTATCTGCAGTTTTGGGTTTTGACGGTGGGACAAGATGGTAACATGTGGAGAAAGATACAAGGCATGCCTCCTCAACTTTATCCCGTTACGAGTGCCCACACGTGTGGCCAGGGTGGTATATGCATAAATGGCGTTTTATACTTTAAAGCTTACTCATGGACCCCAAGTCGTCACCATCCTACTATTACTACGCATGTTGTGACTTTTGACCTCAACACTGAAGTATTCAGTCTTGTGAAAACCAATGATCATCTCTGCTGGGTGTCTAAGCTAATAGACTTTCAAGGGAAGTTAGCTTTTATATCTCGTGTCAAAATGGACTGCACAGTTGAGTTTTGCATCTTGGAAGACAAGGAGGAATGGTCGTCGAAAGTTTTTCATTTACCTTGGACACAAAGTTACTCTAAAGATTATATGAGAACTTCCCACTCCGTGTTGGGCATTCATGACGGTGATATTGTTTTCACACCGGAAGGTGAACTTGGTTCCACATGGCATCTTAGCTTGGAGAAGAGGACTGTTAGGAAAGTCGTTTACGAAATTCCTATTACTAAACCATATCCTCTAGCTTTTTTTTTCGCAAACCATGTTGATACTACTGTATCATTGTAA
- the LOC104734174 gene encoding mRNA-capping enzyme-like: MIAAMDLNASPQPEDDDEPFKRRLEDRIESAVEIARREREERRKRMRFDRPTRNSQPVFRDQSYHNRDTRVYDQTKIPQGWLDCPGFGLEIGCIIPSKVPLSESYNEHVPPGKRYSFKQVVRNQRINGRKLGLVIDLTNTTRYYPTLELKKDGIKHVKIACRGRDAVPDSVSVNNFVNEVIHFILNQKHAKKYILVHCTHGHNRTGFMIVHYLMRSTPTMNVTQALKMFSDARPPGIYKADYIDALYTFYHEIKPESVTCPPTPEWKRSTELDLNGEAVQDDDDDDTPPDPVQEINQENVKMSNDDILGDEIPHYQEEAYRQFCYKMLMMKTGGRGCMQFPGSHPVSLDRESLQLLRQRYYYATWKADGTRYMMLLTIDGCYLIDRSFKFRRVQMRFPCKLSNGGMSDKVHHYTLLDGEMVIDTPTGEQARRRYLVYDMVAINGESVVERTFCERWNMFVREVIGPRGAEKLRSHCYRYDLEPFAVRMKGFWLLSTVEKLLKTTIPSLSHEADGLIFQGWDDPYVPRTHKGLLKWKYAEMNSVDFLFEMGEDEGRGFLFLHERGKKKLMGGYVVEFRDDSDLSSYNGKIVECSWDKDKKVWVSMRIRVDKTTPNDINTARKVIKSINDNITEEVLLQEIKEIIRLPMYADRIRNDSQVARRK; the protein is encoded by the exons ATGATTGCTGCGATGGACCTTAATGCTTCACCCCAACCCGAAGATGACGATGAACCCTTTAAGAGACGTCTTGAAGATCGAATTGAATCTGCTGTTGAGATCGCAAGACGG GAGCGGGAAGAAAGAAGGAAACGAATGAGATTTGACAGGCCAACCCGAAACTCTCAGCCTGTCTTCCGTGATCAGTCTTATCACAACAGAGATACTAGAGTCTATGACCAAACCAAGATCCCTCAAG GTTGGCTAGATTGTCCTGGTTTTGGGCTAGAGATAGGATGCATTATTCCTTCAAAGGTTCCTCTTAGTGAATCTTACAACGAACATGTTCCTCCTGGCAAAAGATACTCTTTTAAACAGGTGGTCCGTAACCAGAGAATTAATGGACGAaag ctTGGTCTAGTGATTGATCTTACTAATACTACTCGTTACTATCCTACGTTAGAATTAAAGAAGGATGGCATCAAGCATGTTAAG ATCGCATGCAGGGGTCGTGATGCTGTGCCAGATAGCGTTTCTGTAAACAACTTTGTCAACGAG GTTATTCATTTCATCCTTAATCAAAAACACGCAAAGAAATACATCCTCGTCCACTGTACTCATGGGCATAATCGGACAGGGTTTATGATAGTTCATTATCTTATGCGCTCTACGCCAACGATGAACGTTACACAG GCATTGAAAATGTTTTCTGATGCCCGCCCACCTGGGATTTATAAAGCGGATTATATTGATGCTTTATACACTTTTTATCACGAAATAAAGCCTGAGAGTGTTACTTGCCCACCAACTCCTGAATGGAAGAGGTCTACCGAGCTTGATCTTAATGGTGAAGCTgttcaagatgatgatgatgatgatactccGCCTGACCCTGTTCAA GAAATCAATCAGGAGAATGTGAAGATGTCGAATGATGACATTTTGGGTGATGAAATACCCCATTATCAGGAGGAAGCTTACCGGCAATTCTGTTATAAGATGCTTATGATGAAAACCGGG GGAAGAGGATGTATGCAGTTCCCAGGTTCGCACCCTGTATCTTTAGACAG GGAGAGTTTACAACTTTTGAGACAGCGATATTATTATGCAACATGGAAGGCAGATGGAACACGTTATATGATGCTCTTAACTATAGATGGGTGCTACCTGATAGACAGGAGCTTTAAGTTTCGGAGGGTACAGATGCGTTTTCCCTGTAAGCTCTCAAATGGA GGGATGTCTGATAAAGTGCATCACTACACTTTGCTTGATGGAGAGATGGTCATAGATACCCCGACAGGTGAACAAGCGAGGAGGAGGTACCTCGTATATGATATGGTAGCAATCAACGGCGAATCAGTTGTAGAG CGGACTTTTTGTGAGAGATGGAACATGTTTGTGCGTGAGGTGATCGGACCTCGTGGAGCTGAGAAGCTTAGAAGTCATTGCTACAGATATGACCTTGAGCCTTTTGCG GTACGGATGAAGGGTTTTTGGTTACTTTCTACTGTTGAGAAGCTTTTGAAGACTACCATTCCATCGCTTTCGCATGAAGCAGATGGTCTGATATTTCAG GGTTGGGACGATCCTTATGTTCCACGAACTCATAAAGGTCTATTGAAGTGGAAGTATGCAGAAATGAACTCAGTAGACTTTCTGTTCGAGATGGGTGAGGATGAGGGGCGTGGTTTCCTCTTCTTGCATGAAAGAGGGAAGAAAAAGCTTATGGGAGGATACGTGGTTGAGTTTAGAGATGATTCGGACCTGTCAAGTTACAACGGGAAGATTGTAGAGTGTTCATGGGATAAGGATAAGAAAGTTTGGGTTAGCATGCGGATCAGAGTTGACAAAACGACACCAAATGATATCAACACTGCTCGGAAG gTGATAAAGAGTATAAATGATAACATCACTGAGGAGGTGTTGCTTCAGGAGATAAAAGAGATCATCCGTCTCCCAATGTACGCTGACCGCATACGAAACGATAGTCAGGTCGCACGCCGCAAGTAG
- the LOC104737788 gene encoding mRNA-capping enzyme-like: MIAAERRSFDCKRRVEYGTELWDDNRKRARVYNNNNPQPVLGDQTRITIPQGWEDCPRFGQNIGCIIPSKVPLSESYNKALSPDNIYTFKQWLANNNTRKLGLVIDLTNTTRYYHPTLELSQEGIEHVKIPCSGRDAVPDTSSVNTFVSQVYQFEKHNRSNKYVLVHCTHGHNRTGFMIVHYLMRSRPMMTVTWALKTFSDDRPPGIYKPDYIDALYTFYQEVKPRSYICPPTPEWKRLDLHDAENVKKMSNDDILGDDIPSDQEVEYQKFCYEMLNIKSTSEGTMYFPGSHPVSLGREQLRLLRHRYYYATWKADGTRYMMLLTKEGCYLINRAFRFRKVHMRFPRSDYHEVHHKTLLDGEMVVDTLPDGRQVRRYLVYDLVAINGESVVNRPFSERWNIIERDVIKPRNDERKLTNHGYRYELEPFGVRIKVFCLLSALDKVFKELIPSLSHEADGIIFQGWNDPYKYGANGYLLKWKYPEKNSVDFLVEMTKDGHRRMFLHDLGRKKLMEGYSVEFRGDCWKNPASYCGKIVECSWDKEKKVWLGMRIRVDKDTPNDTRAAFGVIESINDNITEEVLLDEIREIIRLPMYVAGIHRGTQAAKRGKHANRKAL, translated from the coding sequence ATGATTGCTGCAGAGAGGAGGTCTTTTGACTGTAAGAGACGTGTCGAATACGGAACCGAACTCTGGGACGACAATAGGAAAAGGGCGAGggtatacaacaacaacaatccacAACCAGTTTTGGGTGATCAGACTAGAATCACCATCCCTCAAGGGTGGGAAGATTGTCCTCGTTTTGGTCAGAACATAGGATGCATTATTCCTTCAAAGGTTCCCCTCAGTGAGTCTTACAACAAAGCTCTTTCTCCTGACAACATCTACACTTTCAAACAGTGGTTAGCTAATAATAATACAAGAAAACTTGGGCTCGTGATTGATCTCACCAATACAACTCGTTACTATCACCCTACCTTAGAGTTAAGCCAGGAGGGCATCGAGCATGTTAAGATCCCTTGCTCTGGCCGTGATGCTGTGCCAGATACTTCCTCTGTAAACACCTTTGTCAGCCAGGTTTATCAGTTCGAGAAACACAACCGCTCAAATAAGTATGTTCTCGTTCATTGCACACACGGGCATAATCGCACAGGTTTCATGATTGTCCATTACCTTATGCGCTCTAGGCCGATGATGACCGTTACATGGGCGTTGAAAACCTTTTCCGATGACCGCCCGCCCGGTATCTACAAACCAGATTACATTGACGCTCTCTACACTTTTTATCAAGAAGTGAAGCCTCGGAGTTATATTTGCCCACCCACTCCTGAATGGAAGAGGCTTGATCTCCACGATGCAGAAAATGTCAAGAAGATGTCAAATGATGACATTTTAGGAGATGACATACCCTCAGATCAGGAGGTAGAGTACCAGAAATTCTGTTATGAGATGCTGAACATCAAGTCAACAAGTGAAGGAACTATGTACTTTCCTGGCTCGCACCCTGTATCATTAGGCAGGGAACAGCTGCGACTCTTGAGGCATCGGTACTATTACGCGACATGGAAGGCAGATGGAACGCGGTATATGATGCTCTTGACTAAAGAAGGGTGTTATCTGATAAACAGGGCGTTCAGATTTAGAAAGGTACATATGCGGTTCCCTCGTAGTGATTATCACGAAGTGCATCATAAAACTTTGCTTGATGGAGAGATGGTTGTGGATACACTTCCCGATGGGCGCCAGGTGAGGAGGTACCTCGTGTATGACTTGGTAGCAATCAACGGGGAGTCGGTAGTAAATCGGCCTTTCTCCGAAAGATGGAATATAATCGAAAGAGATGTGATCAAACCCCGTAATGATGAGAGGAAGTTGACAAATCATGGTTACAGATACGAGCTGGAGCCTTTTGGTGTACGGATTAAGGTTTTTTGTTTACTCTCTGCTCTTGATAAGGTTTTCAAGGAGTTGATTCCCTCGCTTTCGCATGAAGCCGACGGCATAATATTCCAAGGTTGGAACGATCCTTATAAATACGGAGCCAATGGTTATCTACTGAAGTGGAAGTATCCAGAAAAGAACTCGGTGGACTTTCTGGTTGAGATGACCAAGGATGGGCACCGAAGGATGTTTTTGCATGATCTTGGGAGGAAGAAGCTTATGGAAGGATATTCGGTTGAGTTTAGAGGTGATTGTTGGAAGAACCCGGCCAGTTACTGTGGGAAGATTGTAGAGTGTTCATGGGATAAGGAGAAGAAAGTATGGCTTGGCATGCGGATCAGAGTTGACAAAGATACACCAAATGACACCAGAGCCGCTTTTGGAGTGATAGAAAGCATAAATGACAACATCACGGAGGAGGTTTTGCTGGACGAGATCAGAGAGATTATCCGTCTTCCAATGTACGTCGCGGGCATCCATAGGGGCACACAAGCTGCTAAACGCGGCAAGCATGCAAACCGTAAAGCCTTGTGA
- the LOC104734173 gene encoding mRNA-capping enzyme-like, whose protein sequence is MDLNASPQHEEDDDPFNKRRLEDRIESAVEIARREREERRKRMRFDRPTRNSQPVFRDQFYHNRDTRVYDQTKIPQGWLDCPGFGLEVGCIIPSKVPLSESYNEHVPPGKRYSFKQVVRNQRINGRKLGLVIDLTNTTRYYPTLELKKDGIKHVKIACRGRDAVPDNVSVNNFVSEVIQFILNQKQHTKKYILVHCTHGHNRTGFMIVHYLMRSTPTMNVTQALKMFSNARPPGIYKPDYIDALYTFYHETKPESVTCPPTPEWKRSPELDLIGEAVQDDDDDHGEAPPGTVQEYVKMSNDDILGDEIPDCQANAYRQFCYKMLYTEEELKKIKIIEV, encoded by the exons ATGGACCTAAATGCTTCACCCCAGcacgaagaagacgatgatccTTTTAATAAGAGACGTCTTGAAGACCGAATAGAATCTGCAGTTGAGATCGCAAGACGG GAGCGGGAAGAAAGAAGGAAACGAATGAGATTTGACAGGCCAACCCGAAACTCTCAGCCTGTCTTCCGTGATCAGTTTTATCACAACAGAGATACTAGAGTCTATGACCAAACCAAGATCCCTCAAG GTTGGCTAGATTGTCCTGGGTTTGGTCTGGAGGTAGGATGCATTATTCCTTCTAAGGTTCCCCTTAGTGAATCTTACAACGAACATGTTCCTCCTGGCAAAAGATACTCTTTTAAACAGGTTGTCCGTAACCAGAGAATTAATGGACGAaag ctTGGTCTAGTGATTGATCTTACTAATACTACTCGTTACTATCCTACGTTAGAATTAAAGAAGGATGGCATCAAGCATGTTAAG ATCGCATGCAGGGGTCGTGATGCTGTGCCAGATAACGTTTCTGTAAACAACTTCGTCAGCGAG GTTATTCAATTCATTCTTAAtcaaaaacaacacacaaagAAATACATCCTCGTCCACTGTACTCATGGGCATAATCGGACAGGGTTTATGATAGTTCATTATCTTATGCGCTCTACGCCAACAATGAACGTTACACag GCATTGAAAATGTTTTCTAATGCCCGCCCACCTGGGATTTATAAACCGGATTATATTGATGCTTTATACACTTTCTATCACGAAACAAAGCCTGAGAGTGTTACTTGCCCACCAACTCCTGAATGGAAGAGGTCCCCCGAGCTTGACCTTATTGGTGAAGCTgttcaagatgatgatgatgatcatggtGAGGCTCCGCCTGGCACTGTTCAG gAATATGTGAAGATGTCAAATGATGACATTTTAGGTGATGAAATACCCGATTGTCAAGCGAATGCTTACCGACAGTTCTGTTATAAGATGCTTTATACAGAGGAAgaacttaagaaaattaaaattattgagGTATGA